Proteins from a genomic interval of Chanos chanos chromosome 3, fChaCha1.1, whole genome shotgun sequence:
- the hck gene encoding tyrosine-protein kinase HCK isoform X2 codes for MGCIGSKPEQDSFGKTVGRDDSSSHNQTPHYVKDPTAGSKPVSGPTSSSDGQENFAITLYDYEAIHDGDLGFKKGEKLKILEESGEWWRAKSLSTGNEGFIPSNYVAKDTLETEEWFFKGVSRKDAERQLLASGNKLGSFMIRDSETTKGSYSLSVRDRDPQTGDAVKHYKIRTLDNGGFYISPRITFGSLQELVSHYKKQSDGLCQTLTIACLNPKPQKPWEKDAWEIPRESLKLDKRLGAGQFGEVWMATYNKHTKVAVKTMKPGSMSVEAFLAEANLMKTLQHDKLVRLNAVVTKEEPIFIITEFMEKGSLLDFLKSDEGNRVQLPKLIDFSAQIAEGMAYIEQRNYIHRDLRAANILVSKTLVCKIADFGLARIIEDNEYTAREGAKFPIKWTAPEAINYGSFTIKSDVWSFGILLTEIISYGRTPYPGMTNPEVIRSLERGYRMQRLDSCPQELYNIMLECWKDKPEDRPTFEYLQSVLEDFYTATESQYQQQP; via the exons ATGGGCTGCATAGGCTCTAAACCAGAGCAGGATTCCTTTGGAAAAACAGTGGGTCGTGACGACTCATCCAGTCATAACCAGACGCCCCATTATGTGAAGGACCCCACAGCAGGCTCTAAGCCGGTAAGTGGACCCACA TCGAGCTCTGATG GTCAAGAGAACTTTGCTATTACACTGTACGATTATGAGGCCATCCATGATGGAGACTTGGGAttcaaaaaaggagaaaaacttAAAATCCTCGAAGA aTCAGGGGAGTGGTGGAGAGCAAAGTCATTAAGCACTGGAAATGAGGGCTTCATTCCCAGTAACTATGTGGCTAAGGACACACTGGAAACAGAAGA GTGGTTCTTTAAAGGAGTGAGCAGAAAAGATGCTGAGAGACAGCTGCTTGCATCTGGGAACAAACTGGGATCATTTATGATCCGAGACAGCGAGACCACCAAAG GTAGCTACTCCCTGTCAGTCAGGGATCGTGACCCTCAGACAGGGGATGCAGTGAAGCATTATAAAATCCGCACCCTGGATAACGGCGGATTCTACATCTCCCCACGCATCACCTTTGGCAGTCTGCAGGAGCTAGTCAGTCACTATAAGA AGCAGAGCGATGGTCTTTGTCAGACACTAACTATCGCTTGCCTGAATCCTAAACCTCAGAAGCCCTGGGAGAAGGATGCCTGGGAGATCCCACGGGAGTCGCTGAAGCTGGATAAGCGACTGGGAGCAGGGCAGTTTGGAGAGGTCTGGATGG ccacatacaacaaacacacgAAGGTTGCAGTGAAGACCATGAAACCAGGCAGTATGTCTGTGGAGGCATTCCTGGCCGAAGCTAACCTGATGAAAACCCTACAGCATGACAAGCTAGTCCGCCTCAATGCAGTGGTCACAAAGGAGGAACCTATTTTTATCATCACAGAGTTCAtggagaaag GTAGTTTACTGGACTTCCTCAAGAGTGATGAGGGAAACCGTGTCCAGCTGCCAAAACTCATTGACTTCTCAGCCCAG ATTGCAGAGGGCATGGCTTACATTGAACAGCGAAATTACATTCACAGAGATCTCCGTGCAGCCAACATCCTGGTCTCCAAGACCTTGGTGTGCAAGATTGCTGACTTTGGTCTGGCTCGTATCATAGAGGACAATGAATACACTGCCAGGGAGG GTGCCAAATTCCCCATTAAATGGACCGCCCCAGAGGCCATAAACTATGGTTCATTCACCATAAAATCAGATGTCTGGTCCTTTGGCATTCTTCTGACTGAGATCATCAGTTACGGTCGCACTCCGTATCCAG GTATGACTAACCCGGAAGTGATTCGATCTCTGGAACGGGGCTACCGCATGCAGCGGTTGGATAGCTGTCCTCAGGAGCTTTATAACATCATGCTGGAGTGCTGGAAGGACAAGCCTGAGGATAGACCTACCTTTGAGTACCTGCAGAGTGTACTAGAGGACTTctacacagccacagagagccAGTACCAGCAACAGCCAtga
- the hck gene encoding tyrosine-protein kinase HCK isoform X1 has translation MGCIGSKPEQDSFGKTVGRDDSSSHNQTPHYVKDPTAGSKPGKSNSSAPESSSDGQENFAITLYDYEAIHDGDLGFKKGEKLKILEESGEWWRAKSLSTGNEGFIPSNYVAKDTLETEEWFFKGVSRKDAERQLLASGNKLGSFMIRDSETTKGSYSLSVRDRDPQTGDAVKHYKIRTLDNGGFYISPRITFGSLQELVSHYKKQSDGLCQTLTIACLNPKPQKPWEKDAWEIPRESLKLDKRLGAGQFGEVWMATYNKHTKVAVKTMKPGSMSVEAFLAEANLMKTLQHDKLVRLNAVVTKEEPIFIITEFMEKGSLLDFLKSDEGNRVQLPKLIDFSAQIAEGMAYIEQRNYIHRDLRAANILVSKTLVCKIADFGLARIIEDNEYTAREGAKFPIKWTAPEAINYGSFTIKSDVWSFGILLTEIISYGRTPYPGMTNPEVIRSLERGYRMQRLDSCPQELYNIMLECWKDKPEDRPTFEYLQSVLEDFYTATESQYQQQP, from the exons ATGGGCTGCATAGGCTCTAAACCAGAGCAGGATTCCTTTGGAAAAACAGTGGGTCGTGACGACTCATCCAGTCATAACCAGACGCCCCATTATGTGAAGGACCCCACAGCAGGCTCTAAGCCG GGCAAATCTAACTCCAGTGCCCCTGAGTCGAGCTCTGATG GTCAAGAGAACTTTGCTATTACACTGTACGATTATGAGGCCATCCATGATGGAGACTTGGGAttcaaaaaaggagaaaaacttAAAATCCTCGAAGA aTCAGGGGAGTGGTGGAGAGCAAAGTCATTAAGCACTGGAAATGAGGGCTTCATTCCCAGTAACTATGTGGCTAAGGACACACTGGAAACAGAAGA GTGGTTCTTTAAAGGAGTGAGCAGAAAAGATGCTGAGAGACAGCTGCTTGCATCTGGGAACAAACTGGGATCATTTATGATCCGAGACAGCGAGACCACCAAAG GTAGCTACTCCCTGTCAGTCAGGGATCGTGACCCTCAGACAGGGGATGCAGTGAAGCATTATAAAATCCGCACCCTGGATAACGGCGGATTCTACATCTCCCCACGCATCACCTTTGGCAGTCTGCAGGAGCTAGTCAGTCACTATAAGA AGCAGAGCGATGGTCTTTGTCAGACACTAACTATCGCTTGCCTGAATCCTAAACCTCAGAAGCCCTGGGAGAAGGATGCCTGGGAGATCCCACGGGAGTCGCTGAAGCTGGATAAGCGACTGGGAGCAGGGCAGTTTGGAGAGGTCTGGATGG ccacatacaacaaacacacgAAGGTTGCAGTGAAGACCATGAAACCAGGCAGTATGTCTGTGGAGGCATTCCTGGCCGAAGCTAACCTGATGAAAACCCTACAGCATGACAAGCTAGTCCGCCTCAATGCAGTGGTCACAAAGGAGGAACCTATTTTTATCATCACAGAGTTCAtggagaaag GTAGTTTACTGGACTTCCTCAAGAGTGATGAGGGAAACCGTGTCCAGCTGCCAAAACTCATTGACTTCTCAGCCCAG ATTGCAGAGGGCATGGCTTACATTGAACAGCGAAATTACATTCACAGAGATCTCCGTGCAGCCAACATCCTGGTCTCCAAGACCTTGGTGTGCAAGATTGCTGACTTTGGTCTGGCTCGTATCATAGAGGACAATGAATACACTGCCAGGGAGG GTGCCAAATTCCCCATTAAATGGACCGCCCCAGAGGCCATAAACTATGGTTCATTCACCATAAAATCAGATGTCTGGTCCTTTGGCATTCTTCTGACTGAGATCATCAGTTACGGTCGCACTCCGTATCCAG GTATGACTAACCCGGAAGTGATTCGATCTCTGGAACGGGGCTACCGCATGCAGCGGTTGGATAGCTGTCCTCAGGAGCTTTATAACATCATGCTGGAGTGCTGGAAGGACAAGCCTGAGGATAGACCTACCTTTGAGTACCTGCAGAGTGTACTAGAGGACTTctacacagccacagagagccAGTACCAGCAACAGCCAtga